The sequence CGCGATAGATATCAATATCCTCCTGCCTTCCGTGACCGGAAATTCGGCTGACCGATATTCTCGTAATATCCGCCTGTATGAGGGCCTCCCGAACAGAATCCAGCTTGTCTTCCTGAATTATGGCTGTTATCAGCTTCATAGTAATTGAGAGTTAGTTAAGATTGATGAGACCATAACCGTGCTCTCCATGAAGAGTCTGATCGAGGCCGGTCATTTCACCAGTCTCATTCAAACGGAATCCAACGGTTTTTTCAATAACAAACACCAGTATAATCGTTACAACTGCCGCATACACGGTAGTGATTCCGACAGCTGCAGCCTGAACGCCAAACTGCTCCCAGACACCCCAGGTTCCACCTGCAGCCACTGCAGCTTCGGCCATCCAGCTTTCTCGAATAAAAAAAGTCAAAGTAAGCGCCCCGACGATCCCACCGATACCATGAATACCGAAAGCATCGAGACTGTCATCATAACCTGCACGGTTTTTCACTTGAATGGCAAGGAAACAGAAAAGCGAAGCTGCCGCACCGATCACTATTGCTCCACCAGGCTGGACAACACCGGCTGCAGGAGTTATAGCAACAAGACCCGAAAGAATCCCTGAAACCAAACCGAGGCTGGTTGCTTTTTTATAGAGTATCGCTTCGATAATGATCCAGGCAAATGCTCCAGCAGCCGCTGCAACCTGAGTCACGGTAAGCGCCCTGCCTGTATCGAGATCGCTGGCAACAGCGCTGCCGGCGTTGAACCCGAACCAGCCGACCCAAAGAAGACCCGCCCCAATCAGGGTCATAACAAGATTGTTGGGATGCATGACATTTTTCGGATATCCCCGCCTCGCCCCCAGAAACAAAGCGGCAACAAGAGCGCTGACTCCTGAAGAGATATGCACGACAGTACCTCCTGCAAAATCTATCGCCCCTGCAGGACCCATATTGAAAAGGAAACCGTCTTCAGCCCAAACCCAATGACAGATTGGACTATAAACCATTACGCTCCACAGCGCGATAAAAAGCACATACCCTCTGAAACTA comes from Prosthecochloris marina and encodes:
- a CDS encoding ammonium transporter, which translates into the protein MVKKLTTAGALLFLVIAAADTSWASEKVTDSGTTAWMLTATTLVLLMVPGLAMFYGGLVRTKNVLGTMMHSFAAMVIIGVLWPAIGYALSFGPSILGGLVGWNPEYVLLRGIDESILDSGIPEYVFAMFQGKFAIIAPALIAGAFAERVSFRGYVLFIALWSVMVYSPICHWVWAEDGFLFNMGPAGAIDFAGGTVVHISSGVSALVAALFLGARRGYPKNVMHPNNLVMTLIGAGLLWVGWFGFNAGSAVASDLDTGRALTVTQVAAAAGAFAWIIIEAILYKKATSLGLVSGILSGLVAITPAAGVVQPGGAIVIGAAASLFCFLAIQVKNRAGYDDSLDAFGIHGIGGIVGALTLTFFIRESWMAEAAVAAGGTWGVWEQFGVQAAAVGITTVYAAVVTIILVFVIEKTVGFRLNETGEMTGLDQTLHGEHGYGLINLN